From the Lathyrus oleraceus cultivar Zhongwan6 chromosome 4, CAAS_Psat_ZW6_1.0, whole genome shotgun sequence genome, one window contains:
- the LOC127076251 gene encoding uncharacterized protein LOC127076251 — protein sequence MARHFSSSVDFGLNLSKRIHHFKGSAPAPVPEMSRSPEEYLPSAPMCYAVIPDPDIVDNPDIRSYQPYVYGRCDPPALIPLHLHGISMEVECCLDTAFVTVTGSWRVHCVRGSSMCNCQVAIPMSEQGSLLGVEVDDSEKSYHTELVSLKDEKDKQKMAKARDGYYLKSQIYIIKIPQIRGGSIFSVKIKWSQKLLFHDGEFCLTVPFCFPSYVNPVGSKISKKEKIFLKLNSGTGNEVLCKATSHPLKGLTRQAGKLSLSYEAEVSTWSNTDFSFSYKVSSSELFGGVLLQSPFLRDFDEREIFCLYLYPGNYQDRKVFKKDMVFVVDISASMKGSPLQNVKNALLASLFKFNQQDTFNIIAFNGEAYLFSPSMVTATKEAISKASKWVETTFIANGGTNIMLPLTQAMTLLRKSSHSVPLIFLVTDGAVDDGREICEFVKSYVTNGQSVRTPRICTFGIGLYCNHYFLQMLAEIGRGHYDAAYDLDTIDSRMQRLFSTASSVTVADITVKSLEGLESTELFPIHIPDLSFGSPLIISGRYNGTFPELVRVTGTLSDRTSFEVDLKVKREKDMHLTNVFSKRHIDLVTARAWLLESKELEEKVTKMSFQNNVPSEYTFMEMILVKKDDVKKAPDNFLLQKAYSSLSIKGLELEIPKLFLGGLSHGFGDLKATAENLPPATKEAKPSEGLLGKAASTCCGKVANTCCCMCLLQTCSLVNDSCTIVCTQICAALACFELIKCCIELCDCDCLQ from the exons ATGGCGAGGCACTTTTCCAGTTCCGTCGACTTCGGACTCAACCTCTCAAAGAGAATTCACCACTTCAAAGGATCGGCTCCTGCTCCGGTGCCGGAAATGTCCAGGTCACCGGAGGAATATCTACCGTCGGCGCCGATGTGTTATGCGGTAATACCTGATCCTGATATAGTAGATAATCCTGACATTCGGAGTTACCAACCGTATGTTTACGGAAGGTGTGATCCTCCGGCGTTGATACCGCTTCATCTTCACGGAATTTCCATGGAAGTTGAGTGTTGTTTGGATACGGCGTTTGTAACCGTCACCGGAAGTTGGCGCGTGCACTGCGTTAGGGGAAGTAGTATGTGTAATTGCCAGGTTGCTATTCCAATGAGTGAACAG GGTTCACTTCTAGGTGTTGAAGTTGATGATTCTGAAAAATCTTATCATACTGAATTGGTCTCTCTAAAAGATGAAAAGGATAAGCAGAAAATGGCCAAAGCTAGAGACGGATACTATTTGAAAAGCCAAATATACATTATCAAGATTCCTCAG ATTAGGGGAGGTTCCATCTTTTCGGTTAAGATCAAATGGTCCCAGAAATTATTATTTCATGATGGCGAGTTCTGTCTTACCGTCCCTTTCTGTTTTCCTTCATATGTAAACCCTGTTGGAAGTAAAATATCTAAGAAAGAGAAGatatttttgaaattgaattCTGGTACTGGAAATGAAGTGTTATGCAAAGCCACTAGTCACCCTCTTAAA GGACTAACGCGCCAAGCTGGAAAGTTAAGTTTATCTTATGAAGCAGAGGTATCAACTTGGTCAAATACAGACTTCAGTTTCTCGTACAAG GTTTCTTCAAGTGAATTATTTGGAGGTGTTCTCTTACAATCACCTTTCCTGCGTGATTTTGATGAAAGAGAGATATTTTGCTTGTATCTTTATCCTGGAAATTATCAGGATAGAAAG GTTTTTAAAAAGGATATGGTGTTTGTAGTAGATATAAGTGCAAGCATGAAAGGAAGTCCTCTCCAAAACGTAAAGAACGCACTACTAGCTTCACTCTTTAAATTCAACCAGCAAGATACATTTAACATAATAGCTTTCAATGGGGAGGCCTATTTATTCTCGCCATCGATGGTAACAGCTACAAAGGAAGCAATTTCAAAGGCTTCCAAGTGGGTAGAGACTACTTTTATAGCAAATGGTGGTACTAACATAATGCTTCCCTTAACTCAG GCAATGACCCTACTTCGGAAATCAAGCCATTCAGTCCCTCTTATTTTTCTTGTAACTGATGGGGCTGTTGATGATGGGAGAGAGATATGTGAATTTGTCAAAAGCTATGTAACAAATGGGCAATCAGTCCGCACACCGCGCATATGTACTTTTGGCATAG GTTTATATTGTAATCACTACTTCCTGCAAATGCTAGCAGAAATTGGGAGGGGTCACTATGATGCAGCTTATGATTTAG ATACAATTGACTCTCGAATGCAAAGGCTATTTAGTACTGCTTCATCAGTTACAGTCGCTGATATCACCGTCAAAAGTTTAGAAGGCCTTGAGTCAACAGAG TTGTTCCCAATTCATATTCCTGACCTATCATTTGGAAGTCCATTGATCATATCAGGCAGATACAATGGAACTTTTCCTGAACTAGTTAGGGTTACTGGTACTTTGTCTGATAGGACCAGCTTCGAAGTGGACCTTAAAGTGAAAAGAGAAAAGGATATGCATCTCACTAAT GTCTTTTCAAAGAGACATATAGACCTAGTCACTGCTCGTGCCTGGTTATTAGAAAGTAAAGAGCTGGAGGAGAAG GTTACTAAAATGAGCTTTCAAAATAATGTCCCCTCTGAGTATACCTTCATGGAGATGATTCTTGTGAAGAAAGATGATGTCAAGAAGGCACCTGATAATTTTCTGTTACAAAAG GCTTACAGCAGTCTTAGCATCAAGGGCTTGGAACTTGAAATCCCAAAGCTATTCCTTGGAGGACTGAGTCATGGATTTGGTGACTTGAAAGCAACCGCTGAGAACCTTCCACCAGCAACCAAAGAAGCAAAACCATCTGAAGGACTATTGGGGAAAGCAGCTTCTACTTGTTGCGGTAAGGTGGCTAACACGTGTTGTTGCATGTGTCTGCTACAGACTTGCTCTCTTGTGAATGATAGTTGCACCATAGTTTGCACGCAAATTTGTGCAGCCTTGGCTTGTTTTGAGTTAATTAAATGCTGTATTGAGCTATGTGATTGTGATTGCTTGCAGTGA
- the LOC127076249 gene encoding tubulin-folding cofactor C has product MLDRLSKRQQSRSTSSTDPSTESTSSFLSRFSELKSSIESHLSDSQSVASDPSQLKPHLDKISESISDLEKLVAQSSYFLPSYDVRSSLKTVSDLKRSLENLSSELIPKKKFSFKNKASKKERDSVVPESKQSIAPVYNSVQPSYVARDSPGFRNKTGEVLVGEFKESEIGEFTISDLDSCEVRIIGCIRALFIHRLKDCRVYVGPVTGSILIEEAEGCVFAIASHQIRIHGARRSDFYLRVRSRPIVEDCNGVRFAPYCLSYGGIEEDLRGADLDAETENWANVDDFRWLRAVQSPNWSILPENERVGIVDISNSGSSDRNLVVLPNIGTVKCNGDSVRSQICCSHNRH; this is encoded by the coding sequence ATGCTAGACCGTCTCTCCAAACGCCAACAATCCCGTTCAACCAGCTCCACTGACCCTTCCACCGAATCAACTTCCTCCTTTCTCTCCCGCTTCTCCGAACTAAAATCCTCCATCGAGTCTCATCTCTCCGACTCCCAATCAGTTGCTTCCGATCCATCTCAGCTTAAACCGCATTTGGATAAAATCTCCGAATCAATCTCCGATTTGGAAAAACTCGTCGCTCAAAGCTCCTACTTTCTTCCTTCTTATGATGTTCGATCTTCCCTTAAAACTGTTTCCGATTTGAAACGTAGCCTTGAGAATCTCAGCTCCGAGCTTATCCCTAAAAAGAAATTCTCCTTCAAGAATAAGGCTAGTAAGAAAGAGCGAGATTCCGTTGTTCCAGAATCCAAACAAAGTATAGCACCGGTGTACAATTCCGTCCAACCGAGCTATGTGGCGCGTGATTCTCCAGGGTTTAGGAACAAAACCGGTGAGGTTTTGGTTGGAGAGTTTAAAGAATCGGAGATCGGGgaattcacgatttcggatctaGATTCTTGTGAAGTGAGGATTATTGGTTGCATTAGGGCGCTTTTCATTCATAGATTGAAGGATTGTAGGGTTTACGTTGGGCCAGTAACGGGATCAATTCTGATTGAGGAAGCTGAGGGTTGTGTTTTCGCGATTGCGTCGCACCAGATTCGGATTCATGGTGCTAGAAGAAGTGATTTCTACCTTAGGGTTAGGAGCAGGCCTATAGTTGAGGATTGTAATGGTGTGAGGTTCGCGCCCTATTGTTTGAGTTATGGAGGGATTGAAGAAGATCTTCGAGGTGCTGATCTTGATGCTGAGACGGAAAATTGGGCCAATGTGGATGATTTCCGGTGGCTACGTGCGGTGCAAAGTCCGAATTGGTCGATTTTGCCGGAGAATGAGAGGGTTGGGATTGTTGATATATCTAATTCAGGAAGTAGTGACAGGAATTTGGTTGTGTTGCCAAATATTGGTACAGTGAAGTGTAATGGAGATTCTGTGAGAAGCCAAATCTGTTGCAGCCATAACAGGCATTAG
- the LOC127076250 gene encoding probable nucleoside diphosphate kinase 5, with the protein MRPSFVGFILVFLSVCCCSFSSDGSTKAQRTLAIIKPDGLLGNYTDDIKRTVSEYGFSIVEEQIVQLDEATVKRFYAEHSSKSFFSSLVKYMTSGPVLVMVLEKDNAVADWRALMGPTDASKAKITHPRSIRAKCGLDTEKNCVHGSDSTKSAQREILFFFDELAPDVITEHDEL; encoded by the exons ATGAGACCTTCTTTTGTTGGATTCATCCTTGTTTTTCTCTCAGTTTGCTG TTGCAGCTTTTCTAGCGATGGAAGTACTAAAGCGCAGAGAACTTTAGCGATCATAAAGCCGGATGGATTGCTCGGTAACTACACAGATGATATCAAGAGAACAGTTTCAGAATATGGTTTCAGCATTGTCGAGGAACAGATTGTTCAACTTGACGAGGCGACTGTGAAAAGATTTTATGCAGAACACTCTTCAAAAAGCTTCTTTTCAAGCCTAGTTAAATACATGACAAG TGGACCAGTGTTAGTCATGGTTTTGGAAAAGGATAATGCTGTTGCTGATTGGCGCGCTTTAATGGGTCCTACTGATGCAAGCAAGGCCAAGATTACTCACCCTCGCAG CATTAGAGCAAAATGTGGATTGGACACTGAAAAAAATTGTGTTCATGGTTCAGACTCTACCAAATCTGCACAAAGAGAGATACTATTTTTCTTCGACGAGCTCGCTCCAG ATGTAATTACAGAACACGATGAATTGTAG